The following nucleotide sequence is from Paenibacillus odorifer.
GCTATTTCAATATTTTGTATTAAGTGATATGGTGATTATATCTCTTTTATATTCATTCTATATGGGGGACGGATAATGATCGCTTATTTAAGACCTTTAATAATAAGTAGCTCAGTTAAAAGCCTGATTTTTCTTTTAATAATAATGGTGATAGCAATGGTATGGTGGTTTTATAAATGGACTAAGCAATGATGCTCTTTTGTTTGGCCGCATACTAAAAAGCCAGGCTCCCAACTTAGGGAACCTGGCTTTATTTGTTTGTAGCTTGTGTATCTTAAACAGTCTTTAGGAACTCAACAATGGTGAGTAATCCCTTGTCGAAGTTCTCCAGGTTGAAATGCTCATCCGGTGCATGCAGGTTCTCATCATCGAGACCAAAGCCCATCAGAACGACAGGTGCTTCCAGCACACGGGAGAAGCTCTCCATGATCGGAATGGAGCCGCCGTCTTTGGTGAAGAGGGCACGGGTTCCATATACTTTGCCATATGCGTCTGCTGCAGTTTGCAGAATAGGATTCGACGGATCGATGTTAAAGGCACGTGCCTTCTCCATTTGCTTAACATGCACTTTCGCTCCGGTCTGAATATTAGCCTTCAGATGTGCTTCAACGGCATCGAGGATATGCTGTGGATCCTGATCGCCAACTAAGCGGCAGGTAATTTTCGCATGTGCTTCTTTAGGGATAACCGTCTTACTGCCTTCCCCTTGGAAACCGCCGTATACGCCGTTAAGCTCAAGCGTAGGACGAGCGCCAATCCGTTCTACAAAGGAATAACCTTCTTCTCCGTATAACGATTCCAATCCAAGACCTTCGCGGATTTTATCTTCATTCACACCTTGCTTCACGAATTCTTCCCGCAGCATTGGGGAAAGTTCAGGAACGCCATCATAGAATCCGTCTACAGATACGCGTCCTTTGTCGTCATGAAGCGAGCTTAGCAAAGATACTAGGGCATGCAATGCATTCGGAACGCCACCGCCGTAAGAACCAGAGTGCAGGTCTGTCAAAGCGGTAGTTACATCAACTTCAAGGGAAGCTAGACCACGTAGCCCAGTGCAGATGGCAGGACGACCGCGTTCCAATAGGGATGTATCGGAGACTAACACCGCATCCGCAGCGAGCTTTTCTTTATTGGCTTCAAGGAACGGAGGCAGATTCACACTGCCGATTTCTTCTTCACCTTCGATGCAAAGCTTGAGATTCACAGGAAGAGTACCTTCTTGTTTCAGGATCGCCTCAATGGCTTTGAGGTGAACGAATACTTGTCCTTTGTCATCTGTTGCTCCGCGTGCATAAAGCTTGCCATCACGAATCTCTGGTTCAAATGGAGGTGTGGTCCATAGGT
It contains:
- a CDS encoding dipeptidase, with product MSYETYFSTHRDEHLEELKQWLRIPSISALSEHKDDVLKAAHWLTDTLKKAGLENIELHPTAGHPVIYADYLHAPGKPTILVYGHYDVQPVDPLNLWTTPPFEPEIRDGKLYARGATDDKGQVFVHLKAIEAILKQEGTLPVNLKLCIEGEEEIGSVNLPPFLEANKEKLAADAVLVSDTSLLERGRPAICTGLRGLASLEVDVTTALTDLHSGSYGGGVPNALHALVSLLSSLHDDKGRVSVDGFYDGVPELSPMLREEFVKQGVNEDKIREGLGLESLYGEEGYSFVERIGARPTLELNGVYGGFQGEGSKTVIPKEAHAKITCRLVGDQDPQHILDAVEAHLKANIQTGAKVHVKQMEKARAFNIDPSNPILQTAADAYGKVYGTRALFTKDGGSIPIMESFSRVLEAPVVLMGFGLDDENLHAPDEHFNLENFDKGLLTIVEFLKTV